The genomic stretch CAAGagttccctggggcacctgggtggctcggttggtcgggtgtcctgactcttgatttcggctcaggtcatggccccagggtcgtgggttcgagccccgcagccaGCTCTGCACCGAGCGTGGAGTtggcttgcgattctctctctctctctgtctccctctgctcctctcccccactcacattctctctctctaagaaaaagaaaaggaaaaggagaaaaaagaaagaaacgcaCAGAGGGAAGGATTTGCCTTGGGCAAAACATTAAGGGCTGATATAGATCTGAGCTGCGATGGAGAATGTAAATGTTCCCAGGAGAAACAATGTACCCACCTAACATCTGTCATCATATTTGAACTGGATCTAGTTATACCTAAGTAACACCTGAGAGGGGTGACTTTTGCCCTGGGAGGAAAGCTAAGAGCTAATCTTGGAGTTACATTGCCTTCAAGTTCCATGAGAAAACGTAAATGCTCCCACAAAAAGGGATATACGAGCTCGATATCAGTTATTCGCCTTTTACTAGAACTATTTATACGTGACAAacacgggggtggggtgggggggcgggatgAATTCTGCCCCGGGGCAAGAACCTAAGAGCTAATCCGGACTTGAGCTACAATTCCTCCAAACCCCACTAGAAAATGTATCTGTTCCCAAGAAAAAGGAATGCGTGAACCGGGTGTCAGTCATTCACACTTTAGTTAGAATTAGCACAAAGAGCTTCGCGCGCATGTTCCCTCTGCGCCGTTGGAAACCACCCGAGGAAACCTCGGGGATGGAAAGGCAGAGGGATCCCTGAGAAAGACACGGATCTGGGGGAACTACCTCCTGGCGGGGCTCGGCCGGCAATCATTGACCCTTTAGCGTTCACACCAGGAGAAAGCAATCGTGGTGAAAGACAGGCATTTCCTTCTTTGCAGAACGTTACAAGGGCGGCATCGAGCCCCCGTGGGAACGTGGGAACGCTGGGCTTTGGGGACACAGGTGAAGTGATTCACGGCGACAGGAAAAGCATCTCTTAACTGCTAACTCGAATACCTGCTGCCTCTGCATCAGAAAACTTGAAAACGCTGGGGAGAAGGCGTGATCCTCGGTTCGTGATGGTTTTTCTccttaaacaaaacaacaaaaaaaaattgcaattgtATTTCCTCGGAAGCTGCGCCACAGGTACGTGGGTTCGGATTCGGAGAGCGTTCGTGGTGAGGCCTAGAAAGCCCTTCTCCTCCGGGAGCGCGCCCAGCCCTGAAAGCTGTCCCAAGTCCCACCTCCTCCCGGGGTGGTCTATAACCTTCCCGCAAAGGGGCGTCTGTATTCACGTCTCCTTTTTTTCACTCACGCAGGGCGTCCTGTGTCCCGCACCATCCTTTTTCACTAACCTGGTGCATTTTCCTTGGGGAGGGTATTGTCTTCACAGGGGGGGCTGAAAACCGGTTGTGTTATCCTGGctcaggggccatgctaatcttctctgtatcgttctgATTTTAGTACACGAGGCGAGCAcggatttttacttttattaaaaaaaaaaaataataataataataataaaattaaaaaaaatatcgtGCCGCGTCCCCTCCTATGGCTGAGCAGCCCCGCGTCGCTTGGCTCGGCCCGCTTGCTCATTCCCCTACCCCTGGGCATTTGACTTGCCTCCCGCCCAGGACAACTCTGCTTCAAGCTGCTACGGACCTTCACACGTTCACGTTCCGGTCTTGGCGGGAACGTCCCTTTCTTGCCGCGAACACAGGTCTGCGTCGCTCTCAGACAAACCCCCAGGAGCGAAATTGCTGAGTCATCAGGGACAGGCGCGTCCAGCCACCCAATTTCCCAAACCGGGTAGATATGACCCCCATCAGCCATGCGGACTCCACTGTGGGAAGGTCACGTCAGAGTCCGGCCCAGCCTTATCTTATACTTGTTCAGATAGCTCTTCATTGGGGCATATAAACGCCTTCTAAAGtccataattataaaaacaaaaattttttttaacacaaatatCCTGGGGAGGGGCCCTCCGGGGTCTAAATCTACAGGGAGGGGGGAGTGAGTGCTGCCAGACCCCCCCCTCGGGCGGGTTTGGGtaccaggaggaggagggagagctcTGTCTCCAGGGGACCGAGGTCCTGAGGGTCGCAGAGGCAGGAGAAGCTACAAGTCGAACCTCACCCGCTTCATGCACCTGCTGTGTAGGGAAAGCGCCTTATACAGCAGAGGCCGAATAAATATCATGACTGGGGATCACTAAAGCCAAGCGAAGCCAAACACGGCCCTTAAAAAAGCCAACGCGGTGGttacagaggcagagaggaagtgaGAAACATTGGGAGGCTTAGGGAGATAAGGGCACCGGCGTCCAGAGGGGACGGTGATTCAGAGacatccccctcccccgccaatgCCACCGGCGTGGGGGCTGGATCactgcctggggcagggggaaggactGAACAGCTTCCccggccccaccccccccccccctccgtgcCGGGAGCTCCCCTGTCCTTCCAGCCAGAGGCATCCCCAGACGTGGTCCCCTGTGCCCTGGGGGAACAGCTGCTGTACCACATCCGCATGGCACGTAGTAGGCCCTCATGAAATGTTTGTTCCGTGAATAAATGATGATTGGTCCGTTGAGAAAAAAACACACTGGGAGGGGAATTTCTTGGAAGCAAGGAGGGTGTTTTAGTTACCCCGTGACCCTAGTGCCTAACGTCGCGCCTGGCATACAGAGGCTCACTTTAGTCCTCCATTCACTGAGCTCCCAACACCTTCCTGCTGTATTGAGTATAAACAAAATCCTTCACCGTAGCTACCCCCCAAGGCTCCCTGATCCCCgcatcccctccctgccctcccctcctccctctctccccctgctccagTCACACGGGCTTCCTCCCTGTTCCCCCCAACAGGCCTGCCCAGGTactaccccaggacctttgcatgtgctgtttctTCAGCCGGAAACACCTTTCCCCCAGACCTTCCCATGGCTGGCTCTTTCTCGTCCTTCAGGGTTGTACTTAAATGTCACCATCTTAaggggttgcctggctggctccgtcggtagaGCACGTagctcctgatcttggggtcctgagtgcAAAAGCCCCCACACTGGGTTCAGAGCTCACTTTTAAAAGTGGTGGGCACGCAGGAGGTGCTCCTTGAGCGAGAGCTGATTGAGCACCACTGTGTACCGGGCACTTTCCTAGATGCTGGGGAACAAAAGAAACTCCATTCTAGCCCACAAggccctgggggggtggggggaggggagaaatgaaggaagacaaAAAACCAGGGAAACAGACGAGAAAATTTCGAACGGTGAGGGGGTTCCGTGACAACCGTGATGTCACGAAGAGCCATGGGGCAGGGCTCCTCTGTTGGGGGCAGGGGTCACCCACCGCCTCTCAGCCATCTGGGCTGGTTCACAAATCATCGAACATTTACGAACCTGTGAAGACAGTCCAGagtcagagggggaggggaggggagttagTCCTGGGCGGCGGGAAcagtcagtgcaaaggccctggggtgggaacCAGTTTGGCTCAATCCACATTCAGTGAGTAAATGACCCATAGAAGATTCTAGAaggaatggggcgggggggggggcgctgctcAAGTTTGTCTGTGGAGGGCTTGGAGGGTGGGTAGGAGGTTGCCAGCCCCCGAGGGAAGGCAGCTTCTGGCAGGAGGGGGCGACTTCAGCAAAGGCCTGGGCCGTGCCTCTTGGCTCTGTTCTGTCCCGAGGGTGGACCGGACCCAGTCAGGGGCCCTGGGCTCTCCTGGAGCCCAGCGTCCCGGGACTCAGAGGAGAAACAGTCCCTGGAAGTAGGGGAGAGGTCATGGCAAAGCTGAGGCACCCCAGACTTTGGCCTTTGCCCACTGCAGGCCAGGAAAGCACAAAACATCAAGATAACggtcttccctcccttcccccagcctgcCCTGGTGCCACTGGCCCTGAACCCTGTCCGTCGTGCCTGTCCCCCAATCGGCACCTGGGGACGGGCCAGGACCTCCCCACGCTATTTCAGCATCTTTTGGGGGCGGTTACAGAGCCGGAGAGAGGAGCCCGGGGAGCCTGGGAGCCCGGTTGTGGGGTGAGCTCCAGATCTCGGCAGACTCAGGAGGCGGCTGGAGGCAGAGCTGGCCGGCCTCATGAATGGGGATTTAGCAGCTGGAAAGGTGAGCCGTGCCCGGGGGCCACGGGGGAGGGAGGTCTCAGCCAGGAAACCCTCCCCAGACTCCCAGTCGTGGAAGGAGCCTCACGCCCCCATTGCACGGATGGGAAGACCGGGGCTCGGAGAGAGCGCGTCACAGCGGAAGTCCGGCCTCCATCCTGGGGCTGCCCTTGTCTTTCCTCCGGGAGGGGAGAGTAGGGAtgggcaggggggagagggaaCTAGTTTCATCGGCCCCCCAGGGGTCGACCAggctgctcccccccccccccccccccgcccccgtgcctGCACCTTCTAGAACTTTTAAAGAAATCGGCTCCCATGCCCTGAGGAAGCCCGTGTCAGCTCCTGGCCCTTCTGGAGAAGGAAACTCCAAGGGCAGCGGTGGGCTGAGCCCGGGGgctgagggggggtggggggcggggactTGAGGCCCACGGGGAGGTCGGGTGGTGTgcagatgggaggtgggaggagagggggctgTGTGACCCTCACGCCTGTCCCCTCCTTGCCCCAGATGGCTTCCTCCACCGGTCCCATGGGCCCCATTGGCAGCCTGGAGCTCCTGGACCTGCTGTTTGACCATCAGGACGGCATCCTGAGACACGTAGAGCTGGGCGAGGACTGGGGCCACCTCGAGGACCAGGTGAGGGCACGCCAGGCCTCAGACCGGAGCCTCGCTCAGCTTCGTGCGGCGTTCAGGGCTCACGGCGCCCACTCTTGGCAAAGCACATCCTTGTGCTGAACCTCTCAGCCACCCTAAGGGGTGGCTGACATTAGCTTCTTACAGGTGGAgaagccaaggcccagagaggggcagtaactcgtccagggtcacacagcagttTGGGGGTGGGTTTGAACTCCAACCCGGGGCTTGTGCCTCGGGTGGTACCCGTGGTACGAGATTGTGTTGAGGCTCCAACAATCCCAGAGGAAGGAGCCTTAGCTCTTCTGTCTGGCAGAAAGGGTAAGTGCGGCCCAGAGAGGATCAGCGGCTTGCTCGGTCACACAGCAATCGGGAACAAAGCAaagagggtttaaaaaaaatttttttttaatgtctgtttatttttgagagagagaaagagagacagagagagagacggagtgctacaagggaggagcagagagagagggagacacagaatctgagccatcagcacagagcccgacgcggggctcgaactcacagaccgcgagattgtgacctgagccgaagtcggacgcccaaccgactgggccccccgggcgccccccgCATAGAGGTTGTAATgcccacccttctctctctgccccagcagGTCCTGCCAGGCCCAGACTCAGATGATTTCCTCAACTCCATCCTGGCTTCTGGAGACTCGGTGCCCACCTCCCCGATCTGGTCTCCTGCAGCCAGTGACAGTGGCATCTCTGAAGACCTGCCCTCCGACTCCCAGGACACCCCTCCACGCAGTGGGGCAGCCACCACCCCCGCGGGCTGCCCCTCCTACCACCCGGGAGCCCCCTGCCTCGCCGGGCCCCCCGGACCCGTGGCCCAAGTGCTGGACGCGTCTGTGGCCATAGACTTGGGTGGGTCCTCCTTCCTTGTTCACTGCCCTTGCCCGTGCCAGGCGCTGGGCGCCCACACTCGCCCTCTGAAATAGACGCTGTCATGGGCCCATTTCCCGGACGGTGAAATGGAGTCCCCGTGAGGTGAGGCCGTGAGTCACGGCTGCTGAGCTGGGGGCAGCCCCCGCAGCCTGGCTCCCGCTCCAGACGCCACGCTTCCAACCTCATCTCTGTACGTCGATGCCAGGCCCATAGTAGACGTTCAGTGACAGACAGGGCGTGAGGTCCGGGGACCCCAGGCCTCAGACGCTCCCCTCCTGGATCTGGGGAAAGCTGGCCTGATGCGGAAGACACCCCTCCCCGCCGGCAGGGCCGTCCTCTGTCCCTTCAGCTCTTATTAGACTCGCTGGAGAGTTAACAAAacggaagctcagagaggtttggTCACTTcaccaaggccacacagctctgCACAGTCGGGATAAGAACCGAGAGCTGAGCCACCCCGAAGTCTGTGCTCTGGGGAGCACCTTGCCTCCAGCGTGCCGGGTGCCAGGGGGAGGGAGCTGCAGGTGAATCAGACCTGGGCAAGGACCGGCTGGAGACCTAGCCTGTAACCCTGGCCAGTAACAGCCGGTCCCTCCTGGCTTGGCAACGGGTCCCTCAACAACGTCCTGATGAGTCGGCTTCCCGTTTTCCATCGGCGGGAAGACCGAGGCACCGGTCGGGGATGCTCCCCTCAACCCGGGGCCTTGGGGCCCTAGCGCGTTGCGGTCAATCCTGGCGGCCTTGCTGGAGGAGGCAGGTAGAAGCGGGGAGCTCAGGGGCCCGCGCGCGTGACCCCTCCGCGTCTTTGTCTCCATCTGCCCTGCTCAGAAATGTGGAGCCAGGGCCTCCGTCGTGAGGAGCGGGCTGAGTTGGCCGACCTGCCTTCGAGCTGCAGCCTCACGGTGAAAGACCTCCTCCTctcgggcggcggcggcgaccTGGTGAGCAGCCCGGACCCCACGCCCCGGAACTTCAGCCCTTGCGGGGCTGCCGGGGGTTCGTAGGGCCCCGACGCCTCCCATTTCGGAGACGGGAAGACTGAGTCACACACGGGGTGGGGCGCTTGCCGCCACGGTCGTCGTCATAAcgtttttaaaaacagctgaaACTTACCAAGTACCTACCACGGGCCAGACACTCTTTTAAGTGCCTTAAATGCGTCATCTTTTCCCGTTATTATTATTatcggagacagagagagagagggcaggggagaggggcagagggagagagagaatcgcaagcgggctctgggctgccagcctGGGaaccggacgcggggctcgaacccgcgaaccgcgagatcgtgacccgcgCCGCGGCCGGAAGCTGTTTCGCCCACTGGGTTCCCGGATGCGGAAGTGCCGGCTCTGGGGGCTGGAGCTCGCTCTCTGCGGCCCCGGGGCCAGCGGGGGCCCCACGGCAGACGCGCCCATAGGGCCCCAGGTCCGGTGTCTCGTTCGCTCCCGGGAGGCGgtttccctgcccccacagccgtgtccccctcccgcccccccccccacagcagcAGCATCACCCGGGGGCCCCTCACCTGCCCCGGCCTGCGACCCAGCACTGCCAGGAGCTGGTGCTGACGGAGGACGAGAAGAAGCTTCTGGCCAAAGAAGGCCTCACCCtgcccacccagctgcccctcaccAAGGTGAGCCCTGGCCCCGGGCCTCGCCCCCTTTTGTGCGGCCACCCGCCCTCGAGTGTTAGGACGCGTCCCTCCCTGGAGCCCGGAAATTCGCCCTTGAGCCCAGCTCAGCGGGCAGAGCCCCACACCCGGGGGGCCAAGGGTGGCCTTTCGGGGGGCAGCGGTTTGGGCCCCGGGGGGCCGCCTTGTGCCTTTCGCGCTGCCTCGTAGCCCCTTGCAGGCCGGAGCTCCCCAAAGGGGTgacctgtgccccctcccccaacccacgACCTGCACGCGGACTTCGACTGGGCCGCGCGCTGCATTTTTGCGAAGGCTTGGATCGGTCGCTAAAATGTCTCTGGCCAGGAGTGTTCACACACGATTTCCATggccgtgccccccccccccacgcccacccTTCCGCCCGCAGCCCCCGCCCAGCCCGTTTCGCCCAATGTCAAGACCTGGGTTCGCCATCGCCACCGGAACATCCGCGGGCCCCCAGAAAGGCGCCGTGCCCAGGCATGGCCAGAAGGTGGCGCACTCGCACCAGCGCTCAGAGTGTGGCCGCCGGTTCCTACCTGGGACT from Prionailurus viverrinus isolate Anna chromosome A2, UM_Priviv_1.0, whole genome shotgun sequence encodes the following:
- the CREB3L3 gene encoding cyclic AMP-responsive element-binding protein 3-like protein 3 isoform X2 translates to MNGDLAAGKMASSTGPMGPIGSLELLDLLFDHQDGILRHVELGEDWGHLEDQQVLPGPDSDDFLNSILASGDSVPTSPIWSPAASDSGISEDLPSDSQDTPPRSGAATTPAGCPSYHPGAPCLAGPPGPVAQVLDASVAIDLEMWSQGLRREERAELADLPSSCSLTVKDLLLSGGGGDLQQHHPGAPHLPRPATQHCQELVLTEDEKKLLAKEGLTLPTQLPLTKYEERALKKIRRKIRNKQSAQESRKKKKEYIDGLETRMSACTAQNQELQRKVLHLEKQNLSLLEELKKLQAIVVQSTSKSAQTGTCIAVLLLSFALIVLPSISPFVANKAESAGDYAPVRVFSRTLHNDAASRVAPDATPGSEVPGPRPKAGASQEGSPGSPRADWESQGKSALDNLTEELDNSTLIADNSTEKLNRATLLDWTAPEPALSPGRGGLEAAGEEL
- the CREB3L3 gene encoding cyclic AMP-responsive element-binding protein 3-like protein 3 isoform X1, giving the protein MNGDLAAGKMASSTGPMGPIGSLELLDLLFDHQDGILRHVELGEDWGHLEDQVLPGPDSDDFLNSILASGDSVPTSPIWSPAASDSGISEDLPSDSQDTPPRSGAATTPAGCPSYHPGAPCLAGPPGPVAQVLDASVAIDLEMWSQGLRREERAELADLPSSCSLTVKDLLLSGGGGDLQQHHPGAPHLPRPATQHCQELVLTEDEKKLLAKEGLTLPTQLPLTKYEERALKKIRRKIRNKQSAQESRKKKKEYIDGLETRMSACTAQNQELQRKVLHLEKQNLSLLEELKKLQAIVVQSTSKSAQTGTCIAVLLLSFALIVLPSISPFVANKAESAGDYAPVRVFSRTLHNDAASRVAPDATPGSEVPGPRPKAGASQEGSPGSPRADWESQGKSALDNLTEELDNSTLIADNSTEKLNRATLLDWTAPEPALSPGRGGLEAAGEEL
- the CREB3L3 gene encoding cyclic AMP-responsive element-binding protein 3-like protein 3 isoform X3 — translated: MNGDLAAGKMASSTGPMGPIGSLELLDLLFDHQDGILRHVELGEDWGHLEDQQVLPGPDSDDFLNSILASGDSVPTSPIWSPAASDSGISEDLPSDSQDTPPRSGAATTPAGCPSYHPGAPCLAGPPGPVAQVLDASVAIDLEMWSQGLRREERAELADLPSSCSLTVKDLLLSGGGGDLHHPGAPHLPRPATQHCQELVLTEDEKKLLAKEGLTLPTQLPLTKYEERALKKIRRKIRNKQSAQESRKKKKEYIDGLETRMSACTAQNQELQRKVLHLEKQNLSLLEELKKLQAIVVQSTSKSAQTGTCIAVLLLSFALIVLPSISPFVANKAESAGDYAPVRVFSRTLHNDAASRVAPDATPGSEVPGPRPKAGASQEGSPGSPRADWESQGKSALDNLTEELDNSTLIADNSTEKLNRATLLDWTAPEPALSPGRGGLEAAGEEL